In Terriglobales bacterium, a single genomic region encodes these proteins:
- a CDS encoding ATP-binding protein, with translation MQKKNRRTGSELQELRTRASSAEEALESIRSGAVDAVVVSGPAGDRVFTLHGTEHAYRIFVEAMNEGAATVAFDGTILYGNRCFADLVGKPLDKVIGTSVFDLIPPAEKDTFEAFFRNSLASSSKVELNFRTAAGDLVPVYVSGKSFEEFGSRALCMVITDLSEQKRNEQLLAAGRLARRIVDQATEVIAVCDYQGRIIQASLALQLICGRSPLLERFDDCLRLRIEAPEKREEGPKYFSVTDPLQGRIFRGVEVSYQSPRGETMNFLLSAGPITHGPEEADGCVVTLFDIGERKRAEESLRRSERMAATGRLAATIAHEINNPLEGVTNLLYLIETMPGLSPEALRYANAAQQELGRVAHITRQTLTFYRESSHPRPVDLKELLESILALYSGKLHAKSITLKKELIFQGQVMGFQNQLAQVFSNVLLNAVEASPPKGRLRIRLYASREWANSKQRGVRIVIADTGSGIRSEDRSKLFEPFFTTKGEGGTGLGLWVSQGIIQRHHGFMRFRSRAGRKGSGTVFSIFVPIDPAPRSPSS, from the coding sequence GTGCAAAAAAAGAATAGGAGAACAGGGAGTGAGCTCCAGGAGCTCCGTACCCGGGCCAGCAGCGCGGAAGAAGCGCTCGAGTCCATCCGCTCGGGCGCTGTAGACGCGGTTGTTGTCTCTGGGCCTGCAGGGGACCGCGTCTTTACGCTTCATGGTACGGAGCATGCCTACCGCATTTTTGTAGAAGCGATGAATGAGGGCGCGGCTACCGTCGCCTTCGACGGCACCATTCTCTACGGCAATCGTTGTTTCGCCGACTTGGTCGGGAAGCCGCTTGACAAGGTTATCGGTACCTCGGTTTTTGATCTCATCCCGCCGGCCGAGAAAGATACTTTTGAAGCATTTTTTCGCAATTCTCTGGCTAGCAGCAGCAAGGTGGAGTTGAATTTTCGCACCGCCGCCGGCGACTTGGTGCCGGTGTACGTTTCAGGCAAGAGTTTCGAAGAATTTGGCTCTCGGGCGCTCTGCATGGTGATTACCGACCTCAGTGAACAGAAGCGTAACGAGCAATTGCTGGCCGCAGGACGGTTGGCGCGGCGCATTGTTGACCAGGCCACCGAGGTGATTGCGGTCTGTGATTATCAGGGACGGATCATACAGGCTAGTTTGGCGCTGCAGCTTATCTGTGGCCGCAGCCCACTGCTGGAGCGCTTTGACGATTGTTTGCGGCTCAGAATAGAGGCCCCGGAGAAACGTGAAGAAGGTCCCAAGTATTTCTCCGTAACCGATCCCTTGCAGGGTCGCATCTTCCGCGGGGTCGAGGTCAGTTACCAATCACCCCGCGGCGAGACCATGAATTTCCTGTTGAGTGCGGGTCCCATCACTCACGGCCCGGAAGAAGCTGATGGATGCGTAGTGACGTTGTTCGATATCGGGGAGCGCAAGCGTGCGGAGGAGTCTCTGCGTCGCTCCGAACGAATGGCTGCAACCGGTCGGCTGGCCGCTACCATCGCCCATGAGATCAACAATCCTTTGGAAGGGGTTACTAATTTGCTGTACCTGATTGAGACTATGCCCGGCCTTAGCCCTGAGGCATTGCGCTATGCAAATGCCGCCCAGCAGGAATTGGGGCGCGTCGCTCATATTACCCGGCAAACGCTTACCTTCTATCGCGAATCTAGCCATCCTCGGCCAGTGGACCTTAAGGAACTCCTGGAATCAATCCTCGCACTCTACTCCGGTAAGCTGCATGCGAAATCAATCACTTTGAAGAAGGAACTTATTTTCCAGGGTCAGGTTATGGGATTTCAGAACCAACTGGCCCAGGTCTTTTCTAACGTCCTCCTGAACGCGGTGGAAGCCAGTCCACCCAAGGGAAGGCTGCGGATCAGGCTTTATGCTTCACGAGAATGGGCCAACTCTAAGCAACGTGGTGTGCGTATCGTCATTGCCGATACCGGCAGCGGCATTCGTTCGGAAGATCGCTCCAAGCTCTTCGAACCCTTTTTCACGACTAAGGGCGAGGGAGGAACCGGGCTGGGACTCTGGGTGTCCCAGGGCATCATTCAGCGGCACCATGGTTTCATGCGGTTCCGCAGTCGGGCTGGTCGAAAAGGCTCTGGCACTGTGTTTTCTATCTTCGTGCCTATCGATCCTGCCCCACGTTCTCCCTCCAGCTGA
- a CDS encoding circadian clock KaiB family protein → MEKSGKRQRDKGKGASSLGSAWRFRPDQFEQLVAQTSASKFVFRLYIAGSNLHSLRALENIRRLCREYLKGRFELDVIDLYQQPSLAERDQIVTAPTLVKISPRPSITFTGDLDDTERILRSLGISPFKVPVLKNRAKKE, encoded by the coding sequence ATGGAGAAATCAGGTAAAAGGCAGCGCGATAAAGGGAAGGGCGCATCCTCCTTGGGCTCCGCATGGCGATTTCGGCCTGATCAGTTCGAACAACTGGTTGCCCAGACCTCGGCTTCTAAATTCGTGTTCAGGTTGTATATCGCGGGATCGAATCTGCACTCTCTGCGGGCCCTTGAGAATATCCGCCGTCTGTGTCGCGAGTACCTGAAGGGCCGTTTCGAATTGGATGTTATTGACTTGTATCAGCAGCCATCGTTAGCCGAACGCGATCAGATTGTTACCGCGCCTACATTGGTTAAGATCTCTCCCCGGCCGTCAATTACTTTCACTGGCGACCTGGATGACACCGAGAGAATCTTACGGAGCTTGGGCATTTCACCTTTTAAGGTACCGGTATTGAAGAATCGTGCAAAAAAAGAATAG
- a CDS encoding circadian clock KaiB family protein yields MTRVRSKKSKTRKRGTRRRKPVAWDLRLYVAGTTAKSVTAFSNLKQICETHLGGKYRIEIVDLLRNPQLAQGDQIIAVPTLVRRLPQPVKKIIGDLSNTDRVLVGLDLKPARMTPAASQA; encoded by the coding sequence ATGACGAGAGTGCGATCCAAGAAATCAAAAACGCGGAAAAGGGGCACTCGGCGACGCAAACCGGTAGCCTGGGATCTGCGCCTGTATGTGGCTGGTACCACTGCCAAGTCGGTGACCGCATTCTCCAATTTGAAGCAGATTTGCGAAACTCATTTGGGAGGCAAGTACCGCATCGAAATAGTTGACCTGCTGCGCAATCCGCAGTTGGCGCAAGGCGACCAGATTATCGCTGTGCCCACCCTGGTTCGCCGTCTGCCACAGCCGGTCAAAAAGATTATTGGGGATTTGTCGAACACTGACCGGGTTCTGGTTGGGCTCGATCTCAAACCGGCTCGAATGACTCCGGCTGCCTCGCAGGCCTAA